In Nocardia asteroides, a single genomic region encodes these proteins:
- a CDS encoding amino acid ABC transporter ATP-binding protein: protein MITIRKVDKHFGALHVLRDINLEVPRGQVVIVLGPSGSGKSTLCRTINRLEPIDSGEIAVDGVPLPAEGKALAALRADVGMVFQSFNLFAHKTIIDNVMLAPLKVRRLKKDEARKQAVALLERVGIADQADKYPAQLSGGQQQRVAIARALAMNPKVMLFDEPTSALDPEMVNEVLEVMVSLAKEGMTMVVVTHEMGFARRAGDRVLFMADGQVVEDAEPETFFTAPKSDRAKDFLGKILSH, encoded by the coding sequence ATGATCACAATACGCAAGGTGGACAAGCACTTCGGCGCGCTGCACGTGCTCCGCGACATCAACCTGGAGGTGCCGCGCGGACAGGTGGTGATCGTGCTCGGACCCTCCGGCTCCGGCAAGTCCACGCTCTGCCGCACCATCAACCGGCTGGAGCCGATCGACTCCGGCGAGATCGCGGTGGACGGCGTCCCGCTGCCCGCCGAGGGAAAGGCACTGGCCGCGCTGCGCGCCGATGTCGGCATGGTGTTCCAGTCGTTCAACCTGTTCGCGCACAAGACGATCATCGACAACGTCATGCTGGCGCCGCTCAAGGTGCGCAGGCTCAAGAAGGACGAGGCGCGCAAGCAGGCGGTGGCGCTGCTGGAGCGGGTCGGCATCGCCGACCAGGCGGACAAGTACCCCGCGCAGCTCTCCGGCGGGCAGCAGCAGCGCGTCGCCATCGCCCGCGCGCTGGCGATGAATCCCAAGGTCATGCTTTTCGACGAGCCCACCTCCGCGCTCGACCCGGAGATGGTCAACGAGGTGCTCGAGGTGATGGTCTCGCTGGCCAAGGAGGGGATGACCATGGTCGTGGTCACCCACGAGATGGGCTTCGCCCGGCGCGCGGGCGACCGGGTGCTCTTCATGGCGGACGGTCAGGTCGTCGAGGACGCCGAGCCCGAGACGTTCTTCACCGCGCCGAAATCGGACCGGGCGAAGGACTTCCTGGGCAAGATCCTGAGCCACTAG
- the recX gene encoding recombination regulator RecX, translating to MAAGPGREEPAPSGSGRAAQGGAPQGGTVEQAKEACLRLLAVRARSRAELVQRLSAKGFDAEVTAAAVDRLAEVGLVDDAAFAEQWVQARHTFSGRGRAALAQELRRKGVAPETAAAALDGISGDDEQERAAELVRRKLRSLPASVDRDTALRRLSGMLARRGYPASVAFPVVRAELDAAGYSGGTELAEE from the coding sequence GTGGCGGCCGGGCCCGGGCGGGAGGAACCCGCGCCGTCCGGCTCCGGCCGCGCGGCGCAGGGGGGTGCCCCGCAGGGTGGGACGGTCGAGCAGGCGAAGGAAGCCTGTCTTCGCCTGCTCGCCGTCCGCGCTCGCAGCCGCGCCGAACTCGTGCAGCGGCTGTCCGCCAAGGGATTCGACGCCGAGGTGACGGCGGCCGCGGTCGACCGGCTCGCCGAGGTCGGGCTGGTCGACGACGCCGCCTTCGCCGAGCAGTGGGTGCAGGCCAGGCACACCTTCTCCGGGCGGGGGCGGGCCGCGCTCGCCCAGGAACTACGCCGCAAGGGGGTCGCGCCGGAGACGGCGGCGGCCGCGCTGGACGGCATCAGCGGCGACGACGAACAGGAGCGCGCCGCCGAACTGGTGCGCCGCAAGCTGCGCAGCCTGCCCGCGAGCGTCGACCGCGACACCGCACTCCGCCGGCTCTCCGGCATGCTCGCCCGCCGCGGCTACCCGGCCTCGGTCGCCTTCCCGGTGGTCCGCGCCGAACTCGACGCCGCCGGGTACAGCGGAGGCACCGAACTCGCGGAGGAGTGA
- a CDS encoding DUF349 domain-containing protein: MTDTNGTADAGRPAQAPHPSGAPKPGGAVPRPPKPHAVKPAPGPAAQHPHPVVVPAVSDPSKWGRVDEDGTAWVRTADGERQIGSWQAGDAAEGLAHFGRRFDDLATEVALLEARLAAGADARKTRAAAVALAESLPSAAVIGDVDGLAARLAAIAEHSEEAAAHAREEKERARHEHTERKEALAAEAEKIAAESTQWKSAGDRLREILDEWKTIRGVDRKVDDALWRRYSKARESFNRRRGAHFAELDRERATAKTRKEELCVQAEALSGSTDWVGTAAVFRDLLNDWKAAGRAPREADEALWRRFKSAQDVFFAARNSAASERDAEFEHNATAKEELLRTHANIDPATDLETARAALRDLQEKWDALGKVPRERMQDLEGKLRAIEKKVREAVDAQWRRSDPEAVARAAQFRERVQQFEEQAAKAQAAGKKRDAERALEQAKQWREWADAAEGAVSNL; this comes from the coding sequence ATGACCGACACCAACGGAACCGCCGACGCCGGCCGCCCCGCGCAGGCACCGCACCCGTCCGGTGCGCCCAAGCCCGGCGGCGCCGTCCCCCGTCCCCCGAAGCCGCACGCCGTCAAGCCCGCTCCCGGCCCCGCCGCCCAGCATCCGCATCCCGTCGTGGTCCCCGCCGTCAGCGACCCGAGCAAGTGGGGCCGGGTCGACGAGGACGGCACCGCCTGGGTGCGGACCGCCGACGGCGAGCGTCAGATCGGCTCCTGGCAGGCCGGTGACGCCGCCGAGGGGCTGGCGCACTTCGGCCGCCGCTTCGACGACCTGGCGACCGAGGTCGCGCTGCTGGAGGCCAGGCTCGCCGCCGGCGCCGACGCCCGCAAGACCAGGGCCGCCGCCGTCGCGCTGGCCGAGTCGCTGCCGAGCGCCGCCGTGATCGGTGACGTCGACGGCCTCGCCGCCCGGCTCGCCGCCATCGCCGAGCACTCCGAGGAAGCCGCCGCGCACGCCCGCGAGGAGAAGGAGCGCGCCCGGCACGAGCACACCGAGCGCAAGGAGGCGCTGGCCGCCGAGGCGGAGAAGATCGCCGCCGAATCCACCCAGTGGAAGTCCGCGGGCGATCGGCTGCGCGAGATCCTGGACGAGTGGAAGACCATCCGCGGCGTCGACCGCAAGGTGGACGACGCGCTGTGGCGCCGCTACTCCAAGGCGCGGGAATCCTTCAACCGCCGCCGCGGCGCGCACTTCGCCGAGCTCGACCGCGAGCGCGCCACCGCCAAGACGCGCAAGGAGGAGCTGTGCGTGCAGGCCGAGGCGCTCTCCGGCTCCACCGACTGGGTCGGCACCGCCGCCGTCTTCCGCGACCTGCTCAACGACTGGAAGGCCGCGGGCCGGGCGCCGCGCGAGGCGGACGAGGCGCTGTGGCGGCGGTTCAAGAGCGCGCAGGATGTCTTCTTCGCGGCGCGCAACTCCGCCGCCTCCGAGCGGGACGCGGAGTTCGAGCACAACGCCACCGCCAAGGAGGAGCTGCTCCGCACGCACGCGAACATCGACCCCGCCACCGACCTGGAGACCGCCCGCGCCGCGCTGCGCGACCTGCAGGAGAAGTGGGACGCGCTGGGCAAGGTGCCGCGCGAGCGGATGCAGGACCTGGAGGGCAAGCTGCGCGCCATCGAGAAGAAGGTGCGCGAGGCGGTCGACGCCCAGTGGCGGCGCAGCGATCCGGAGGCGGTCGCCCGTGCGGCGCAGTTCCGCGAGCGGGTGCAGCAGTTCGAGGAGCAGGCCGCCAAGGCGCAGGCCGCTGGCAAGAAGCGGGATGCCGAGCGGGCCCTGGAGCAGGCCAAGCAGTGGCGCGAGTGGGCCGACGCCGCCGAAGGCGCGGTCAGCAACCTCTGA
- a CDS encoding glutamate ABC transporter substrate-binding protein: MRINRALRTGIGAVALALAVASTAACGGGSDKSAVANAKDGKLTIGIKFDQPGLGLRNKDGSYSGFDVEVAKYVAGKLGVQPDQITFKESPSAQRETLIENGQVDLVIATYSINDKRKEKIDFAGPYFVAGQSLLVKADNTTITGPESLTGGKKLCSVKGSTPAQNVKDKYANDVQLQEYDTYSLCVEALRSGSVDAVTTDDIILAGFAAQSPGQLKVVGKPFTTENYGVGLKKGDQETRDAVNDAIEAMIADGSWANALNQTFGATGYQIPSPPTVNRY, translated from the coding sequence ATGAGGATCAACCGCGCGTTGCGCACCGGGATCGGTGCGGTCGCTCTGGCGCTGGCCGTGGCGAGCACGGCCGCCTGTGGTGGCGGCTCCGACAAGTCCGCCGTGGCGAACGCCAAGGACGGCAAGCTCACCATCGGCATCAAGTTCGACCAGCCCGGCCTCGGTCTGCGCAACAAGGACGGCTCCTACAGCGGGTTCGACGTCGAGGTCGCCAAGTACGTGGCGGGCAAGCTCGGGGTGCAGCCGGACCAGATCACCTTCAAGGAGTCGCCCTCCGCCCAGCGCGAGACGCTGATCGAGAACGGCCAGGTCGACCTGGTCATCGCCACCTACTCGATCAACGACAAGCGCAAGGAGAAGATCGACTTCGCCGGGCCGTACTTCGTGGCGGGACAGTCGCTGCTGGTCAAGGCGGACAACACCACGATCACCGGGCCGGAGTCGCTGACCGGCGGCAAGAAGCTCTGCTCGGTCAAGGGCTCGACCCCGGCGCAGAACGTCAAGGACAAGTACGCCAACGACGTGCAGCTGCAGGAGTACGACACCTACTCGCTCTGCGTCGAGGCGCTGCGCAGCGGCTCGGTGGACGCGGTGACCACCGACGACATCATCCTCGCCGGTTTCGCCGCCCAGTCGCCCGGCCAGCTGAAGGTGGTCGGCAAGCCGTTCACCACGGAGAACTACGGCGTCGGGCTGAAGAAGGGCGACCAGGAGACCCGCGACGCGGTCAACGACGCCATCGAGGCGATGATCGCCGACGGCTCCTGGGCCAACGCGCTGAACCAGACCTTCGGCGCCACCGGGTACCAGATCCCGTCACCGCCGACGGTCAACCGCTACTGA
- a CDS encoding amino acid ABC transporter permease has protein sequence MSGASSVLFDAPGPKAKLRNHLYTAAVLVLVVAGLWLALSAFADKGQFTADKWTPFLEASVWKTYLLPGLRGTIVAALLSIVLALVVGMVFGILRLSEHRPVRWFASVVVELSRAIPVLILMIFLFAVFAEYDLFMSEDLALAAVVTALTIYNGSVIAEIVRAGIRSLPRGQTEAAVALGLRKNQLMRLILLPQAITAMLPALISQMVVALKDSALGYQITYVEIVRSGQQLGSSESNTIPALMVVALVMILLNSLLTFVATQVERRLRTRKKKGTTVLAADSVVTDAAPGVDITKK, from the coding sequence ATGAGCGGCGCGTCTTCGGTCCTCTTCGACGCCCCCGGCCCCAAGGCCAAGCTGCGCAACCACCTGTACACGGCGGCCGTGCTGGTGCTGGTGGTCGCCGGGCTGTGGCTGGCGCTCTCCGCCTTCGCGGACAAGGGCCAGTTCACGGCGGACAAGTGGACGCCGTTCCTGGAGGCCTCGGTCTGGAAGACCTACCTGCTGCCCGGTCTGCGCGGCACGATCGTCGCCGCGCTGCTCTCCATCGTGCTCGCGCTGGTGGTCGGCATGGTCTTCGGCATCCTGCGGCTCTCCGAGCACCGGCCGGTGCGCTGGTTCGCGAGCGTGGTGGTCGAGCTGTCGCGCGCCATCCCGGTGCTGATCCTGATGATCTTCCTGTTCGCGGTCTTCGCCGAGTACGACCTGTTCATGTCGGAGGATCTGGCGCTGGCCGCGGTGGTCACCGCGCTCACCATCTACAACGGGTCGGTGATCGCGGAGATCGTGCGAGCCGGGATCCGCTCGCTCCCCCGCGGGCAGACCGAGGCGGCGGTCGCGCTCGGGCTGCGCAAGAACCAGCTCATGAGGCTGATCCTGCTGCCGCAGGCGATCACCGCCATGCTGCCCGCGCTGATCTCGCAGATGGTGGTGGCGCTCAAGGACTCCGCGCTCGGCTACCAGATCACCTACGTCGAGATCGTGCGCTCCGGGCAGCAGCTCGGGTCGTCGGAGAGCAACACCATCCCCGCGCTCATGGTGGTCGCGCTCGTCATGATCCTGCTGAACAGCCTGCTCACCTTCGTCGCCACCCAGGTGGAGCGGCGGCTGCGCACCAGGAAGAAGAAGGGCACCACGGTGCTCGCGGCCGACTCGGTGGTCACCGATGCCGCGCCGGGTGTGGACATCACCAAGAAGTAA
- a CDS encoding amino acid ABC transporter permease, which translates to MFDLISRYDDQILDAFWVTIQLTLLSSIGALVLGTIVAGLRVSPVPIARGVGAAYVTLIRNTPLTLIIVFCSLGLYSTMGLTLGGATLNAINFRWAIVALSVYTAAFVCESLRSGINTVALGQSEAGRSLGLGFSQNLRLIVLPQAFRAVVAPLGSVLIALTKNSTIASAIGVAEAAALMATMNETEADLLAIGAIFALGFVILTLPTGLFFGWLAKRFEVTR; encoded by the coding sequence GTGTTCGATCTGATCTCGCGCTACGACGACCAGATACTGGATGCCTTCTGGGTGACCATTCAGCTGACCCTGCTCTCCTCCATCGGCGCACTGGTGCTCGGCACGATCGTGGCCGGGCTGCGGGTGTCGCCGGTGCCGATCGCCCGTGGCGTCGGCGCCGCCTACGTCACGCTGATCCGCAATACCCCGCTCACCCTGATCATCGTCTTCTGCTCGCTCGGGCTGTACTCCACCATGGGGCTCACGCTGGGCGGCGCGACGCTGAACGCCATTAACTTCCGCTGGGCCATCGTCGCCCTCAGCGTGTACACCGCCGCGTTCGTCTGCGAATCACTGCGCTCCGGCATCAACACGGTGGCGCTCGGGCAGTCCGAGGCGGGCCGCTCGCTCGGGCTCGGGTTCAGCCAGAACCTGCGGCTGATCGTGCTGCCGCAGGCCTTCCGCGCGGTGGTCGCGCCACTGGGCAGCGTGCTGATCGCGCTCACCAAGAACTCCACCATCGCCTCCGCGATCGGCGTCGCCGAGGCGGCCGCGCTGATGGCGACCATGAACGAAACGGAAGCCGACCTGCTGGCGATCGGCGCGATCTTCGCGCTCGGCTTCGTGATCCTGACCCTGCCCACCGGCCTCTTCTTCGGCTGGCTGGCCAAGCGATTCGAGGTAACCCGATGA
- the miaB gene encoding tRNA (N6-isopentenyl adenosine(37)-C2)-methylthiotransferase MiaB — MGRTAVLPAAEAGSGRSYEVRTFGCQMNVHDSERLSGLLEEAGYVRAVQGAEPDLVVLNTCAVRENADNKLYGTLGHLAPAKAGRPGMQIAVGGCLAQKDRDTIVRRAPWVDVVFGTHNLGSLPVLLERARHNAEAQVEILDSLEAFPSTLPAKRESAYAGWVSISVGCNNTCTFCIVPALRGKEVDRRPGDVLAEVQALVDQGVLEVTLLGQNVNAYGASFADPAEPRDRGAFAKLLRACGDIDGLERVRFTSPHPAEFTDDVIEAMAATPNICPQLHMPLQSGSDRVLKAMRRSYRQARYLGIIDKVRAAMPHAAITTDIIVGFPGETEEDFEQTLEVVRRARFTSAYTFQYSKRPGTPAAELPDQLPKAVVQARYERLIALQEEMSLAGNRALVGAEVELLVAAGAGKKNAATARMSGRARDGRLVHFRPEGVSADSRREGVSGDSRPEGSGIRPGDLVTVTVTGAAPHHLIADSPITAHRRTRAGDAHERGITPKTAPIGVGLGLPAIGAPAAQPVAAGCATECGS; from the coding sequence ATGGGACGGACGGCGGTGCTCCCGGCCGCGGAGGCCGGCTCCGGCCGCAGCTACGAGGTGCGCACCTTCGGCTGCCAGATGAACGTGCACGACTCCGAGCGGCTCTCCGGGCTGCTGGAGGAGGCCGGGTACGTCCGGGCAGTTCAGGGGGCGGAGCCCGATCTGGTGGTGCTCAACACCTGCGCGGTGCGGGAGAACGCGGACAACAAGCTCTACGGCACGCTCGGGCACCTGGCACCGGCGAAGGCGGGCCGGCCCGGCATGCAGATCGCGGTCGGCGGCTGCCTGGCGCAGAAGGACCGGGACACCATCGTCCGCCGCGCGCCCTGGGTGGACGTGGTCTTCGGCACGCACAACCTCGGGTCGCTGCCGGTGCTGCTGGAGCGTGCCAGGCACAACGCCGAGGCCCAGGTGGAGATCCTGGACTCGCTGGAGGCGTTCCCGTCCACGCTGCCCGCCAAGCGCGAGTCCGCCTACGCGGGCTGGGTCTCCATCTCCGTCGGCTGCAACAACACCTGCACCTTCTGCATCGTCCCCGCGCTGCGCGGCAAGGAGGTGGACCGGCGCCCCGGCGATGTGCTCGCCGAGGTGCAGGCGCTGGTCGACCAGGGCGTGCTGGAGGTGACGCTGCTCGGGCAGAATGTCAATGCCTACGGCGCCTCGTTCGCCGACCCGGCCGAGCCGCGCGATCGCGGCGCGTTCGCCAAGCTGTTGCGCGCCTGCGGCGACATCGACGGCCTGGAGCGGGTGCGCTTCACCTCGCCGCACCCGGCGGAGTTCACCGACGACGTCATCGAGGCGATGGCGGCCACCCCGAACATCTGTCCGCAACTGCACATGCCGCTGCAGTCCGGCTCGGACCGGGTGCTCAAGGCCATGCGCCGCTCCTATCGGCAGGCGCGCTACCTGGGCATCATCGACAAGGTGCGGGCCGCCATGCCGCACGCCGCGATCACCACCGACATCATCGTCGGCTTCCCGGGCGAGACCGAGGAGGACTTCGAGCAGACCCTCGAGGTCGTCCGGCGGGCCCGCTTCACCAGCGCGTACACCTTCCAGTACTCGAAGCGGCCGGGCACTCCGGCCGCCGAACTGCCGGACCAGCTGCCGAAGGCCGTGGTGCAGGCGCGCTACGAGCGGCTGATCGCGCTGCAGGAGGAGATGTCGCTGGCGGGCAACCGGGCGCTGGTCGGCGCCGAGGTGGAGTTGCTCGTCGCCGCGGGCGCGGGGAAGAAGAACGCCGCCACCGCCCGGATGAGCGGCCGCGCCAGGGACGGCAGGCTGGTGCACTTCCGCCCGGAGGGCGTCAGTGCTGACAGCCGCCGGGAGGGCGTCAGTGGTGACAGCCGCCCGGAGGGCTCGGGCATCCGCCCCGGCGACCTGGTGACCGTCACTGTGACCGGCGCCGCGCCGCACCACCTGATTGCCGACTCGCCGATCACCGCCCACCGCCGGACCAGGGCCGGGGACGCGCACGAGCGCGGGATCACCCCGAAGACCGCCCCCATCGGGGTCGGGCTCGGGCTGCCCGCCATCGGCGCCCCGGCCGCGCAGCCGGTGGCCGCCGGCTGCGCCACCGAGTGCGGATCGTGA